A genomic window from Triticum urartu cultivar G1812 chromosome 7, Tu2.1, whole genome shotgun sequence includes:
- the LOC125518478 gene encoding T-complex protein 1 subunit delta-like codes for MATPAVAAAPSARKGETYTDTKRRDDVRGANIASARSVADAVRTSLGPRGMDKMISSGDQEVIITNDGATILSRMSLLQPAARMLAELSRSQDAAAGDGTTTVVVIAGALLRRAQSLLAAGAHPTAAADSLHRLAARAVQVLEGMAIPIELTDRDSLVKSASTALNSKVVSQYSGLLAPLAVDAALSVVDPAHPELLDLRDIRIIKKLGGTVDDTELVRGLIFDKKASHAAGGPSRIENAKIAVIQFQISPPKTDIEQSVIVSDYAQMDRILREERNYILGMVKKIKASGCNVLLIQKSILRDAVTELSLHYLAKAKILVVKDVERDEIEFITKTLNCLPIANIEHFREDKLGYADVVEEVSAGDGKIVKITGIRDMGRTATVLVRGSNQLVIDEADRSLHDALCVIRCLVNKRFLIAGGGAPEIEMSMQLAAWSKELHGMESYCIKEFADALEVIPYTLAENAGLNPIAIVTELRNRHAKGEKNTGINVRKGQITNILEENVVQPLLVSTSAISLACECVRMILKIDDIVTVR; via the exons atggccacccccgccgtcgccgccgcgccgtcggCCCGCAAGGGAGAGACCTACACCGACACCAAGCGCCGCGACGACGTCCGCGGCGCCAACATCGCGTCCGCGCGCTCGGTCGCCGACGCGGTGCGCACCTCCCTCGGCCCCCGCGGCATGGACAAGATGATCTCCTCGGGTGACCAGGAGGTCATCATCACCAACGACGGCGCCACCATCCTCTCGCGCATGTCGCTCCTCCAGCCCGCGGCCCGCATGCTCGCCGAGCTCTCCCGCTCGCAGGACGCGGCCGCCGGCGACGGCACCACCACCGTCGTCGTCATCGCCGGGGCCCTGCTCCGCCGCGCGCAGTCGCTCCTCGCGGCCGGCGCccaccccaccgccgccgccgactcccTCCACCGCCTCGCGGCCCGCGCCGTCCAGGTCCTCGAGGGCATGGCCATCCCCATCGAGCTCACCGACCGGGACTCCCTCGTCAAGTCTGCCTCCACCGCGCTCAACTCCAAGGTCGTCTCCCAGTACTCCGGCCTCCTCGCCCCGCTCGCTGTTGACGCCGCCCTCTCCGTGGTCGATCCCGCCCACCCGGAGCTTCTTGATCTCCGCGACATCCGCATCATAAAGAAGCTCGGCGGCACTGTCGATGACACCGAGCTTGTCCGCGGCCTTATCTTTGACAAGAAGGCCAGCCATGCTGCCGGGGGGCCATCTAGGATCGAGAATGCCAAGATCGCTGTCATCCAGTTTCAGATCTCACCGCCCAAGACTGATATTGAGCAGAGCGTCATCGTGTCAGACTATGCGCAGATGGACCGCATCCTCCGCGAGGAGCGGAATTACATCCTAGGGATGGTCAAGAAGATCAAGGCTTCTGGGTGCAATGTCCTCCTCATCCAGAAGAGCATCTTGCGTGATGCCGTGACCGAGTTGTCGCTGCACTATCTCGCAAAGGCCAAGATTCTGGTGGTCAAGGATGTAGAGAGGGACGAGATTGAGTTTATCACCAAGACTCTCAACTGCCTGCCAATTGCCAACATTGAGCATTTCCGTGAGGATAAGCTTGGGTATGCTGATGTTGTCGAGGAAGTGTCTGCTGGAGATGGCAAGATTGTCAAGATCACCGGGATCAGGGACATGGGGAGGACTGCAACTGTGCTTGTCCGTGGGTCCAACCAGTTGGTTATTGATGAAGCTGATCGCAGTCTCCATGACGCCCTATGTGTCATCAG GTGCTTGGTGAACAAGAGGTTTTTAATTGCTGGTGGCGGTGCTCCGGAAATAGAAATGTCAATGCAACTGGCTGCTTGGTCAAAGGAGCTCCATGGGATGGAGAGTTACTGCATCAAGGAGTTTGCCGACGCACTTGAGGTCATCCCTTACACACTGGCTGAGAATGCAGGGCTCAACCCAATCGCCATTGTTACCGAGCTAAGGAATCGCCATGCCAAGGGTGAGAAGAACACGGGCATCAACGTGAGGAAAGGCCAGATCACAAACATCCTGGAGGAGAATGTCGTGCAGCCGTTGCTTGTAAGCACGAGCGCCATCTCGCTGGCGTGCGAGTGCGTTAGAATGATCTTGAAGAT